The sequence CCGACCGCACCGGCTCGGCGGTCTCCTTCTGGCCCGACCCGGACGTCTTCGAGACCGTCGACTTCGACTTCCAGACCATCTACCGGCGTCTGCAGGAGATGGCCTTCCTCAACCGTGCCCTGCGCATCCACCTGCTCGACGAGCGGGTGGCCGAGGAAGAGGACGGCCGGCAGCGCGAGGTCACCTTCTACTACGAGGGCGGCATCGCGGACTTCGTCCGGCACCTCAACGCCTCCAAGAGCCCGATCCACAAGACAGTGGTCGAGTTCGAGGCCGAGGAGGAGGGCATGTCGCTCGAGATCGCCATGCAGTGGAACGAGTCGTACGGCGAGTCGGTCTACACCTTCGCCAACACGATCAACACCCACGAGGGCGGCACCCACGAGGAGGGCTTCCGGTCCGCGCTGACCAGCGTGGTCAACCGGTACGGCACCGACAAGAAGCTGCTCAAGGGCGACGAGAAGCTCTCCGGCGAGGACATTCGCGAGGGGCTCGCGGCGATCATCTCGGTCAAGCTGGCCAACCCGCAGTTCGAGGGCCAGACCAAGACCAAGCTGGGCAACACCCCGGTGAAGAGCTTCGTGCAGCGGGTCTGCAACGACCGGTTGGTCGACTGGTTCGACCGCAACCCGGCCGAGGCCAAGATGATCATTACGAAGGCCTCCCAGGCGGCCCGTGCCCGGATCGCCGCGCAGCAGGCGCGCAAGCTGGCCCGACGCAAGTCGCTGCTGGAGTCCGGCTCGATGCCGGGCAAGCTGGCCGACTGCCAGTCGACCGACCCCCGCGAGTCCGAGGTGTTCATCGTCGAGGGCGACTCGGCCGGTGGTTCGGCCAAGCAGGGTCGCGACCCGCGGACCCAGGCGATCCTGCCGATCCGCGGCAAGATCCTCAACGTGGAGAAGGCCCGGATCGACCGGGTGCTGAAGAACAACGAGGTCCAGGCGCTGATCACCGCGCTGGGCACGGGCATCCACGACGACTTCGACATGGAGAAGCTGCGGTACCACAAGGTGGTGCTGATGGCCGACGCGGACGTCGACGGCCAGCACATCCAGACGCTGCTGCTCACCCTGCTGTTCCGCTTCATGCGTCCGCTGGTCGAGATGGGGCACGTCTACCTGGCCGCCCCGCCTCTCTACAAGATCAAGTGGAACAAGAAGGGCGACGACGCCCAGTACGCGTACTCGGACCGCGAGCGGGACGGTCTGATCTTGCTGCGCCAGCAGAAGAAGCCGAACGCCAAGCCGGACGACATTCAGCGCTTCAAGGGCCTCGGCGAGATGAACTATCCCGAGCTGTGGGAAACCACAATGAACCCGGCGACGCGTACCCTGCGTCAGGTCACTCTCGACGACGCGGCGACCGCCGACGAGTTGTTCAGTGTGCTGATGGGTGAGGACGTCGAGGCGCGCCGGTCGTTCATCCAGCGCAACGCCAAGGACGTGCGGTTCCTGGATATCTGACGGACTGCGCCGGATCGGCCGGGCCCTGCCCGGCCGATCCGGCGGTCCACAGAGTTATCCACAGCTTGGCCGGTATCCACAGCCGTTATCCACAGCACGAAAACGACTCTGAGTCTGATAAGGGTATACAGTGACCGATTCTCCCGAGTCCACACCGAACGAGCCCGAGGTCCCCGCCGAGGCCATCGCCGCGGTGGTCGCGCACGACCGGATCGAACCGGTCGGGCTCGAGGTGGAGATGCAGCGCTCCTACCTCGACTACGCGATGAGCGTCATCGTCGGTCGCGCGCTGCCGGACGTCCGGGACGGCCTCAAGCCGGTCCACCGCAAGATCCTCTACGCGATGTTCGACTCCGGCTACCGTCCCGACCGCGGCTACGTGAAGTGCTCCCGCGTCGTCGGTGACGTGATGGGTCAGTTCCACCCGCACGGCGACTCGGCGATCTACGACGCGCTGGTCCGGATGGCACAGCCCTGGTCGCTGCGCTACCCGCTGGTCGACGGCAACGGCAACTTCGGCTCGCCGGGTAACGACCCTGCCGCCGCCATGCGATACACCGAGTGCAAGCTCGACCCCCTCGCCATGGAGATGCTGCGGGACATCGACGAGGACACCGTCGACCTGCAGGACAACTACGACGGCCGGGCCAAGGAGCCCACCATCCTGCCGTCGCGGATCCCCAACCTCCTGGTGAACGGCTCCGAGGGCATCGCGGTCGGCATGGCCACCAAGATCCCGCCGCACAACCTGCGGGAGATCGGTGCGGCGGTGCAGTGGTGCCTCGAGCACCCGGAGGAGGACGAGGAGACCACCCTCGAAGCCCTGCTCGGCATCGTCAAGGGCCCGGACTTCCCGACCCACGGCCTGATCGTCGGCACCACGGCGATCCAGGACGCGTACCGCACCGGTCGCGGTTCGATCCGGATGCGCGCCGTGGTGGAGGTCGAGGAGGACAAGCGGGGACGCCCCTGCCTGGTCGTCAGCGAACTGCCCTACCAGGTCAACCCGGACAACCTCGCCGAGCGGATCGCCGAGCTGATCAAGGAGGGCAAGCTCGCCGGGATCGCCGACATCCGCGACGAGTCCTCCGGTCGTACTGGCATGCGGATCGTGCTGGTGCTCAAGCGCGACGCGGTCGCGAAGGTGGTGCTGAACAACCTCTACAAGCACACCCAGCTCCAGGAGACCTTCGGCGCCAACATGCTGGCCCTGGTCGACGGGGTGCCGCGCACGCTCAACCTGGCCCAGTTCATCCGCTACTACGTCGAGCACCAGATCGACGTGATCCGCCGGCGGACCGCGTTCCGGCTGCGCAAGGCCGAGGAGCGGGCGCACATCCTGCGGGGTCTGGGCAAGGCGCTGGACGCGCTGGACGAGGTGATCGCCCTGATCCGGCGCTCTCCGACAGTGGACGACGCCCGGCAGGGCCTGATCCGGCTGCTGGAGATCGACGAGATCCAGGCGACGGCGATCCTGGACATGCAGCTGCGCCGGCTCGCCGCCCTGGAGCGGCAGCGGATCGTCGACGACCTGGCCAAGCTTGAGATCGAGATCGCCGACCTCAAGGACATCCTCGCCAAGCCCGAGCGGCAGCGGAAGATCGTCTCCGAGGAGCTGGGCGAGATCGTCACCAAGTGGGGCGACGACCGCCGGACGCAGATCATCCCGTTCGACGGCGAGGTCTCGATGGAGGACCTCATCGCCCGCGAGGACGTGGTCGTCACGATCACCCGCACCGGGTACGCCAAGCGGACCAAGGTCGATCTCTACCGCTCCCAGCGGCGCGGCGGTAAGGGCGTCAGCGGCGCCACGCTGCGGCAGGACGACATCGTCAGCCACTTCTTCGTCTGCTCGACCCACGACTGGATCTTGTTCTTCACGAACAAGGGCCGTGTCTACCGGGCCAAGGCGTACGAGTTGCCGGAGGCCAGTAGGGTAGCCAAGGGCCAACACGTGGCCAATCTGCTCGCCTTCCTACCCGACGAGCAGATAGCGCAGATCATTGAGATCCCGAACTACCAGGTAGCCCCCTATCTGGTACTGGCCACGAAGAACGGCCTGGTGAAGAAGACGCGGCTCGAGGAGTTCGACTCCAACCGTTCCGGCGGCATCATCGCGATCAACCTGCGCGATGAGGACGAGCTGGTCGGTGCTGCGTTGGTTGCGCCGGAAAACGACCTGCTGCTGGTCTCGAAGAAGGCACAGGCGATTCGGTTCAACGCCTCGGACGAGGCGCTGCGGCCGATGGGCCGGGCCACCTCGGGCGTGATCGGCATGCGCTTCACGGACGACGACGTCCTGCTCGCCATGGAAGTCGTGCGGGATGGTTTGGACGTTCTGGTGGCCACGAACGGGGGATACGCGAAGCGGACCCCGATCGAGGAATACCCGGTGCAGGGCCGGGGAGGTAAGGGCGTGTTGACTGCGAAGATCACCGAACGGCGCGGTGGTCTGGTTGGCGCGGTGGTGATCGATCCGGACGACGAGCTGTTCGCGATCACCAGCAACGGTGGTGTCATTCGGACTCCGGTGAAGCCTGTACGCCGTACGCGTGACCGGAACACAATGGGGGTCAAGCTGATGGACCTCCCGGACGGCGTGACTATCGTGGCGATTGCTCGCAATGCCGACGAGCCTGACGAACAGGACTAGTTGAATGACGGAGACACAGGCGAAGTCGGGGAACACGGGGACCTCGGCCAAACCGGTCGACGAGGAGGCCGCCAAGGGCGGCACACCAGCGACCGGCCGCGCGGCCGTGGGCCGGGCGACGGTCCCCGCCGATGCGCCTGCCCCGAAGTTCACCAGGGCTCCCGGTATGACACCCCCACCGGAGCAGCCGGGCGAGGACGGCGGGTCCGGCGACAAGACCGAGGCGTCCAGCGCCGAGGCACCGACGTCGGCCGCCGCCAGCCCTCCGGGCCCGGCGGCGGCGCCCTCGGCCCGTCCGGCGACCACCCAGCCGATCGGTGTCCGCCCGGGTCAGGCGACCTCGACAGGGTCCACCGGCACCCAGCCGCGGATCACACCCGGGATGACCCAGCCGGACGCGGCACGTGGCACCGCAGCCGGCCGCCCGGCCAGCGGCGGTGGCCTGCCACCGGGGATCGGCAACGCGTCCGCCGTCGGGGCCGCCCGCGTCGGCGACGCGGTGCGTGCGGCGCGTACGTCGGTCAGTTCGGCCGCCTCCCGCGGACCGCGACGCGCCCGGCTGAACCTGAAGCGGATCGACCCGTGGTCCGTGATGAAGTTCGCGTTCGCGGTGTCGGTGGTGCTCTTCATCGTCGTGGTGGTCGCCACCTCGGTGCTCTACCTGGCGCTGGACGCGATGGGTGTGTTCCAGAGCGTCAACGAGAGCCTGAGTGACCTGGTCAACGCCGGCGGCGGCCAGAGCACCAGCGGCTTCCAGATCACCGCCAAGGGCGTGATTCTCAGCTCGGCGCTGATCGGCCTGGTCAACGTGGTGCTGTTCACCGCGCTGGCCACCCTGGGCGCGTTCGTCTACAACGTCTGCGCCGACCTGGTCGGCGGGATCGAGCTGACGCTCGCCGAGCGGGACTGAGTGACCGGGACGCCGGGGCACCGCGGAATGCGGTCGCTCCGGCGTCCCGTACTCGGGTAGGTTTTGCAGGCGGCGACGGACCCGGCTCGCAGGCGCGGACCCCGATTTGGGGCCAGCGGAGCGGATGGGTTAATCTTGCTCGTCGCAACGCGGGGCTATAGCTCAGTCGGTTAGAGCGCAGAGCTGATAACTCTGAGGTCGATGGTTCGATTCCATCTAGCCCCACCGCATGTCGTCCGACGGTAGTCGAGCGCGAGGGGTCGCCCCATGTTCAAGAAGCTGCTGATTCTGGCTGGCGTCGTCGGTGTGGCCGCCGTCGTGTTCAACAAGATCAAGGCGTCGAACGACGAGCGTGCCCTGTGGCACGAGGCGACCACCGCGCCCGACCTCCGCTGACGTTCGGCCCGGCGACGAGCGATCGTCGCCGCGGCCACTCACGGGGCCCTAGCTCAACTGGCAGAGCACTGCCTTTGCAAGGCAGGGGTTAGGGGTTCGAGTCCCCTGGGCTCCACCAGCACTTTCCCCGGGTTGACCCTCGGTCCTGAGTACAGCCAAGCGGTCAGGCCGTCCCAGCAGTCGATCAAGGGTTGGCGTTCCTTCTCACTCTCAGGCCGGCACGGCGGATGGTCTTCTCCGTTGCCGAACGTCTGCCGAGTCCCGAAGATTGCCAGCATGGAGCCGGTAGTGCAGTGGGTGCGGACGTCGTGGACCAAACAGTCTCGGGGTGGGCCACCTGCGGCGCAGCGGAACGCGGCGCCGGTTGCACTCGCGCTGCCCGCCGAAGCGGCACCACTCGTTCACGAAGTCCTGCAAGGCGAGTCCGACGAGTTCCGACCGCACTCCACCACCCAGTTGGCGTTGCCCGTTGACGGCGTGCAGTTGCGCCATGTCGATGGGCGGCTTCGGGTACAGCTCGACGTGTCACCGTGGGGGATGCCGCGGCGCCATCGCCGACCACCAGCTGTGCTCCTGAAGCCCGGCGAGTGGGTGCGCTGGCAGATCAACTACCGGTTTGTCGGGTCCTGTGGCGGCGACTGGTCGTACCGACTCGACACCCTGAATGTCGCTCACGGTCAAGTCTCTGTCGACAGGTTCCTCGGGGAGCCAACCTACGTCGTGGATGAGCGCGCCTACCTGAGGTAGGTCCCAACGGGATTCAGAGGCCCGCAGGCTTGGAGGCCTCGTGAGCGGGCGAGCGCGCTGTGGGCAAGGTCCGCTCAGGACTTGGGCAACTCGCAGAGCCGCAGCGCCCGGTGCCGAATGGCCGAGGAACGTTCAGGCGCATCTTTGAGGGACTGCAACGTGTCGCGGAATGGAGCAGCTGGGTAGCCGTCCTCAAGCCAGCCGAGCGCGAGGCCCGCCCAGTAGTCGGACCAGCAGGACAGGGCGTAACGGACAAGGTCATCCCAAGGCGGCGGAGCGGAGACCAGGTCGGTGTTGAGGGTCGTGACGTCCTTGTGGCGCCGTTCCAAGAGTGGCAGCAGTGACCGGATGTTCTCGTCTGGTGTCCACTGGCGACCGTCGCTTGTCGAGAGGACTATCCAGTTCCCTTCGGGGTCAACGCCCAACCTCAGCTCGTGTTTGCCGATCGCCATCACTACGCGGTTGTCGTCCATCGTCAGATCATTGTTCAGGCGTCGCAGTAGCGTGTTCAACGTGGACGCCGTGTGACACCTGGCCTTCGGCCGCTTCCAGCCAGCGCCGATACCAACGGTCGAACCCGAGCGTTGTCCCGTCGTCGTTGCGGAGCGGCCGGAAACCACCGTCGTCAGCGGTGTCGTCCGCCCACATCTGCCCGCGTGCTGGACCGCTGACAACGAGAGCCTCTCGCAGCGCGCAGCCGAGATGACACAGGTACAGCAGGCCAACCGAATGCTCGGGCTTGAAGACGACGGCGTCGTGCTGTTCCCAGTACGCGTCCTCAGCGTCGTTGAACTCCTCGGGCGAGTCGTAGTCTTCTTCGTCTGGCGGATCGGGTAGACCGTCGGCAGGGTTGAACGCCTCGAGGTGCGGAAAGGCAAGGTTGAGCGTGTCCCGGTCGGTCAGATCGGCGCCGTCACCCTCCCACTGCCACCGTCCGTCTAGGCGACGCATCGGGAAGAGCCCGTAGGTCGGCCCTGCACCGCCCCGCCCGGCCTCCAGCAAGAAGGAGCGGTACTCGCTGGGCAGTTCCACTTGGAGCTGCGTCTCTGCCTCAGCCAGTTCCTCGGCACTCAGTGGCGGCTCAAGTTGCCAACGGTGAGTTGAAGAACCAAAGACGTCAGGGGCACCGGGTGCAGCGGCCAGCCGCGCAAGCCGTTCGCGTACATCTGACCAGTCGGAGCGCGTCACTGGCGGGACGATACAAGGCCGCCCTATCGGCGGCATGGCGGGCGCCGACCGGGGTAGGAGAAACGGCAACAACCCCCCGGAAGTGAGGTGTCATACCAATGCCTACGGCACGCGAGATCATGACGAACGACGTGACCTGTGTCCGCGAACAGGACGACCTGAAGTCGGCCGCGAAGCGGATGGCCGAGTTGGGGGTCGGCGCTCTGCCGATCTGCGGTGACGACAATCGGCTCAAGGGCATGCTGACCGATCGCGACATCGTGGTGAAGGTGCTGGCCGAGGGTCGCGACCCGGCCAACGTGACGGCCGGTGAGCTGGCTCAGGGTGAGACGTTGACGATCGGCGCGGACGACGACGCGGCCCAGATCCTGCGCACCATGGGGCAGCACAAGGTGCGCCGACTGCCGGTGATCGATGGCCACGAGTTGGTGGGCATCGTGGCCGTCGCCGACGTGGCCCGTTCCCTGCCGGAGCGTCCCGTGGGCGACCTCATCGAGGCCATCTCCGAGCGCAGCTGACCATCGCGCCTGTCAATGATCGCCGCCGCCGGTTCGCCGGGCGGCGGCGATTCGCGTGGGCCGGCGAACTGTGTCGGCAGGTCGGGGCGGGACGAGATACCGATCCTTGTCATCTGGCCGCCGGGACCGGCTGCGCGGTCAGACGGGCTCTGTGAGCGGGACTGTCTCGCCGCGGGTGATGGTGCGCACCTGCTTTTCCCAACCTCGGCGGCGGGCCTCGTCGACGAAGTGCGCCAACGGGGAGCGGAAGACCGGGTAGTCGTCGTAGTGGATCGGCACTGTCAGCTGTGGACGGACCAGCTCCACCAGGTCCGCACCCTGGCGGGCGTCCATGGTCAGCAGGATCCCGGCGACCTTCGTGCCGCCGAGGTGGATCAGCATCGCGTCGATGTCCGGGTAGCGTTCTGGGATGGCGGTGAGTAGCGGCCGGTTGAGGGTGTCGCCGGTGACGTAGAGCCGGAACTCCCGCCGCCCGGCGCGTTCCACGTCGATCATCGTGCCCATCACGTCGGGCATCAGCAGGTCCAGCGCGCCGGGGCCGTGCTGACCGGGCATCGAGGTCAGCCGCACTGTCGTACCGTCGCGGTGCAGCTCCCGTGACGACCAGGTCGGCAGGCCCTGGGCGGCCTGGAAGCCCCAGCGGCGCAGCTTTCGTTCCGCCGCGGGGGTGGTGACGATGGGCAGCTCGCGGTCCAGTTCCCGACGGGCCACCCGGTCGAAGTGGTCGCCGTGCAGGTGGGAGAGGACCACAGCGTCCAGTTCTGCGATGAACGTCACCTGCGGTTGCTCCACCATCGTGCCCACCTCCTCCGGCTCCGGTACCCCGGTGAGCCGTCGGCATGCGGCTCAGCTCACGGCGCCGCTGACGGGCCGACCAGAGCACGCGTGTGCGGGTCAGGGGTCGGAGCGCGCGATCTGGGCGGCGACGCCGTCGAGGATCAACTCCAGCCCGAGTGAGAAGTCCGCGTCGGCGATCGCCTCGTCGGGGGTGTCGGACGGTGGCGCCTCGAACAGCGTCGAGGAGAACAGCCGGGCTGTCTCGGGGAAGCGGTCGGGGTTGACGAGTCGCGCCAGCGCCCGGCCGTAGTCGCGTTCGGCGTCGGCCTGGCCCTGGCCGTCGGCCCTGCCGTCGGCGAGTTCGCTGTACTGCCGTACCGACTGGACCACGTAGCCGCTGATCAGTGACATCACGCCGATCTTGTGCGCCCAGTCGAGGAGGGTCCCGGACATGATCGCCAGCGCGGCCTCCATCCAGGCGATCTGGTGGGGCCCGGAGGGTGGTCCGGCGGCGGGCACGCGCGTCAGCCACGGCCGACGCTGAAGCACCGCGCGGTGCGCGAAGGCCCACCTGCGCAGCCCTTCCCGCCAGTCGGGGGCGGCGATGTCCGGCGGTGGGCCCAGTGCGGCGTCGGCCATGAGGGTGAGCAGTTCGTCCTTGGAGCCGACGTGCCGGTAGAGGGACATGCTCGTGAAGCCGAGGCTCTTGGCGACCTTGGGAAGCGTCACCCCGTCGAGCCCGTCCCGGTCGGCGATCTCGACCGCTGCGGCCACCACCACGTTGACGTCGAGGGACGCCGGCCGTCCGAGATGCGACGACTCTGACATTCCCCACAGCCGGCGCAGCGGCACCGGAACGAAATCGTCGCTGGTCATGGGCTCCCACGTTCGCCCGGAAGGTTACGTCCACATCATGACAGACAGCATTAGTGTATGTCTGATACTTTCTCTCTGAAACTAAAGCTGAGTCACGGGGAGAAAACCATGAGCATCGACACCGCACCGATGACTTCGAGAGGGCCGGTGCCGCGCGCCGAGCGGGCCCTCGCACCCGACCTGGCCCGGGGAGCGATGCTGCTGATCATCGCGCTGGCCAACGTCGCCGGAGTCGTCTTCGCCGGCGAGCCCGGCCTCGACGCCACCCCGGAAGGCGTCGATCGCGGCCTCAACTTCCTGCTCTTCGAGCTCGTCCATGCCCGCGGCTATCCGGTCTTCGCCGTGATGTTCGGCTACGGCCTCGTCCAACTCGCCCGCCGCCATGACGCCTCCGGTGCGACCCCGAAGCAGGTCCGCGCCGTGCTGTTGCGTCGCAACTTTTGGCTGGTCGTGTTCGGGTTTGCGCACGCCGCGTTGCTGTACTACGGCGACTTCCTCGGCGCGTACGGGATCGTCGGGATCGCGATGACACTGTTGCTGTTGCGCCGCGGCGACAGGTTCCACCGCGTCGTGCTGGTGCTCTGGGCGCTGTCGGCGGTCGAGGTGCTGGTCATCGGTGCGATGGTGGTGAGCGGCATCCTCGGCGGGTCGGGCGGGTCGGCACTGCTGCCGTCGGGCCACGTCGACTCTCTCGCCGCGCCCGATTACGTCGCGTCCATGCTGGATCGCCTCGGCGAGTGGCCGGTGCACACGCTGACCGTCCTGCCCTTCATCATGATTGCCTGGCTGGGCATGTGGGCCGCTCGTCGCCGCGTCCTCGAAGAGTTGCCCCGGCACCGGACCCTGCTCACCTGGACCGCCGTCCTCGGCCTCGGCGGCGCAGTGGCCGGCGGCCTTCCGGCCGCCCTGGTCAGTGCCGGATGGCTGCACGTCGACGAGTCGGCCGCCAGTCTGATGCTGCTGCTCCACGGGGCCAGCGGCATGTTCGCCGGACCGGGCTACGTGGCCGTCTTCGGCCTGATCGCCCTGGGAGCCAGCCGATCCGGCCCCGTCGTCGGCGCTCTCTCAGCCCTGGGTCAGCGTTCCCTGTCGGGATACCTGTTCCAGTCCGTGGCCTGGCTCGTCCTCCTGGCGCCCTTCACGCTCGCCCTCGGCGACCGGTTCGGTAGCCCCACG comes from Micromonospora vinacea and encodes:
- the gyrB gene encoding DNA topoisomerase (ATP-hydrolyzing) subunit B, translating into MAAQDKQEYGAESITVLEGLEAVRKRPGMYIGSTGERGLHHLVWEVVDNAVDEALAGYCDTIDVVLLADGGVRVTDNGRGFPVDLHPKLKKPGVEVALTILHAGGKFDGKAYAVSGGLHGVGVSVVNALSTKMFVEIHKSGSVWRQHYTNSKPSPLEKGETTDRTGSAVSFWPDPDVFETVDFDFQTIYRRLQEMAFLNRALRIHLLDERVAEEEDGRQREVTFYYEGGIADFVRHLNASKSPIHKTVVEFEAEEEGMSLEIAMQWNESYGESVYTFANTINTHEGGTHEEGFRSALTSVVNRYGTDKKLLKGDEKLSGEDIREGLAAIISVKLANPQFEGQTKTKLGNTPVKSFVQRVCNDRLVDWFDRNPAEAKMIITKASQAARARIAAQQARKLARRKSLLESGSMPGKLADCQSTDPRESEVFIVEGDSAGGSAKQGRDPRTQAILPIRGKILNVEKARIDRVLKNNEVQALITALGTGIHDDFDMEKLRYHKVVLMADADVDGQHIQTLLLTLLFRFMRPLVEMGHVYLAAPPLYKIKWNKKGDDAQYAYSDRERDGLILLRQQKKPNAKPDDIQRFKGLGEMNYPELWETTMNPATRTLRQVTLDDAATADELFSVLMGEDVEARRSFIQRNAKDVRFLDI
- the gyrA gene encoding DNA gyrase subunit A produces the protein MTDSPESTPNEPEVPAEAIAAVVAHDRIEPVGLEVEMQRSYLDYAMSVIVGRALPDVRDGLKPVHRKILYAMFDSGYRPDRGYVKCSRVVGDVMGQFHPHGDSAIYDALVRMAQPWSLRYPLVDGNGNFGSPGNDPAAAMRYTECKLDPLAMEMLRDIDEDTVDLQDNYDGRAKEPTILPSRIPNLLVNGSEGIAVGMATKIPPHNLREIGAAVQWCLEHPEEDEETTLEALLGIVKGPDFPTHGLIVGTTAIQDAYRTGRGSIRMRAVVEVEEDKRGRPCLVVSELPYQVNPDNLAERIAELIKEGKLAGIADIRDESSGRTGMRIVLVLKRDAVAKVVLNNLYKHTQLQETFGANMLALVDGVPRTLNLAQFIRYYVEHQIDVIRRRTAFRLRKAEERAHILRGLGKALDALDEVIALIRRSPTVDDARQGLIRLLEIDEIQATAILDMQLRRLAALERQRIVDDLAKLEIEIADLKDILAKPERQRKIVSEELGEIVTKWGDDRRTQIIPFDGEVSMEDLIAREDVVVTITRTGYAKRTKVDLYRSQRRGGKGVSGATLRQDDIVSHFFVCSTHDWILFFTNKGRVYRAKAYELPEASRVAKGQHVANLLAFLPDEQIAQIIEIPNYQVAPYLVLATKNGLVKKTRLEEFDSNRSGGIIAINLRDEDELVGAALVAPENDLLLVSKKAQAIRFNASDEALRPMGRATSGVIGMRFTDDDVLLAMEVVRDGLDVLVATNGGYAKRTPIEEYPVQGRGGKGVLTAKITERRGGLVGAVVIDPDDELFAITSNGGVIRTPVKPVRRTRDRNTMGVKLMDLPDGVTIVAIARNADEPDEQD
- a CDS encoding DUF3566 domain-containing protein, which encodes MTETQAKSGNTGTSAKPVDEEAAKGGTPATGRAAVGRATVPADAPAPKFTRAPGMTPPPEQPGEDGGSGDKTEASSAEAPTSAAASPPGPAAAPSARPATTQPIGVRPGQATSTGSTGTQPRITPGMTQPDAARGTAAGRPASGGGLPPGIGNASAVGAARVGDAVRAARTSVSSAASRGPRRARLNLKRIDPWSVMKFAFAVSVVLFIVVVVATSVLYLALDAMGVFQSVNESLSDLVNAGGGQSTSGFQITAKGVILSSALIGLVNVVLFTALATLGAFVYNVCADLVGGIELTLAERD
- a CDS encoding DLW-39 family protein, with the protein product MFKKLLILAGVVGVAAVVFNKIKASNDERALWHEATTAPDLR
- a CDS encoding SMI1/KNR4 family protein, translated to MTRSDWSDVRERLARLAAAPGAPDVFGSSTHRWQLEPPLSAEELAEAETQLQVELPSEYRSFLLEAGRGGAGPTYGLFPMRRLDGRWQWEGDGADLTDRDTLNLAFPHLEAFNPADGLPDPPDEEDYDSPEEFNDAEDAYWEQHDAVVFKPEHSVGLLYLCHLGCALREALVVSGPARGQMWADDTADDGGFRPLRNDDGTTLGFDRWYRRWLEAAEGQVSHGVHVEHATATPEQ
- a CDS encoding CBS domain-containing protein, whose product is MPTAREIMTNDVTCVREQDDLKSAAKRMAELGVGALPICGDDNRLKGMLTDRDIVVKVLAEGRDPANVTAGELAQGETLTIGADDDAAQILRTMGQHKVRRLPVIDGHELVGIVAVADVARSLPERPVGDLIEAISERS
- a CDS encoding MBL fold metallo-hydrolase; the encoded protein is MVEQPQVTFIAELDAVVLSHLHGDHFDRVARRELDRELPIVTTPAAERKLRRWGFQAAQGLPTWSSRELHRDGTTVRLTSMPGQHGPGALDLLMPDVMGTMIDVERAGRREFRLYVTGDTLNRPLLTAIPERYPDIDAMLIHLGGTKVAGILLTMDARQGADLVELVRPQLTVPIHYDDYPVFRSPLAHFVDEARRRGWEKQVRTITRGETVPLTEPV
- a CDS encoding TetR/AcrR family transcriptional regulator encodes the protein MTSDDFVPVPLRRLWGMSESSHLGRPASLDVNVVVAAAVEIADRDGLDGVTLPKVAKSLGFTSMSLYRHVGSKDELLTLMADAALGPPPDIAAPDWREGLRRWAFAHRAVLQRRPWLTRVPAAGPPSGPHQIAWMEAALAIMSGTLLDWAHKIGVMSLISGYVVQSVRQYSELADGRADGQGQADAERDYGRALARLVNPDRFPETARLFSSTLFEAPPSDTPDEAIADADFSLGLELILDGVAAQIARSDP
- a CDS encoding DUF418 domain-containing protein, which translates into the protein MSIDTAPMTSRGPVPRAERALAPDLARGAMLLIIALANVAGVVFAGEPGLDATPEGVDRGLNFLLFELVHARGYPVFAVMFGYGLVQLARRHDASGATPKQVRAVLLRRNFWLVVFGFAHAALLYYGDFLGAYGIVGIAMTLLLLRRGDRFHRVVLVLWALSAVEVLVIGAMVVSGILGGSGGSALLPSGHVDSLAAPDYVASMLDRLGEWPVHTLTVLPFIMIAWLGMWAARRRVLEELPRHRTLLTWTAVLGLGGAVAGGLPAALVSAGWLHVDESAASLMLLLHGASGMFAGPGYVAVFGLIALGASRSGPVVGALSALGQRSLSGYLFQSVAWLVLLAPFTLALGDRFGSPTVTGLIIAVAVWLTTVLIARQLDKRRQPGPAEIVLRRLTYRPRT